One region of Mus musculus strain C57BL/6J chromosome 15, GRCm38.p6 C57BL/6J genomic DNA includes:
- the C1qtnf6 gene encoding complement C1q tumor necrosis factor-related protein 6 isoform X1 has product MGQSHSLSVTPELDFMSQVYLMCLDALVSEVIMGIASLGFLWAVFLLPLVFGVPTEETTFGESVASHLPKGCRRCCDPEDLMSSDDTVQAPVSPYVLPEVRPYINITILKGDKGDRGPTGTPGKPGKNGTRGDRGSQGVKGDKGQAGSPGSSCQTHYSAFSVGRKTGLHSSENFLSLLFDRVFVNTDGHFDMATGSFVAPLRGLYFFSLNVHSWNYKETYVHIVHNEQAVVILYAQPSERSIMQSQSVMLPLVPGDRVWVRLFKRERENGIYSDDVDTYITFSGHLIKAEDN; this is encoded by the exons ATGGGACAGAGCCATAGTCTGTCTGTTACTCCAGAGCTGGACTTCATGTCTCAAGTCTACCTGATGTGCCTGGACGCCCTCGTGTCTGAG GTCATCATGGGGATAGCCAGCCTGGGGTTCCTCTGGGCAGTATTCCTGCTTCCTCTTGTGTTTGGGGTCCCCACAGAGGAGACTACCTTTGGAGAATCTGTGGCCTCCCATCTCCCCAAAGGCTGTCGACGATGCTGTGACCCCGAGGACCTGATGTCCTCTGATGATACGGTCCAGGCCCCTGTTTCCCCTTATGTCCTGCCTGAAGTCAGGCCGTACATCAACATTACTATCCTAAAGG GTGACAAAGGGGACAGAGGTCCTACAGGAACACCAGGGAAGCCAGGCAAGAATGGTACCCGAGGGGACCGTGGCTCTCAGGGTGTCAAAGGTGACAAGGGGCAGGCAGGTAGCCCTGGCAGCTCGTGCCAGACACATTACTCAGCCTTCTCTGTGGGCCGCAAGACTGGCTTGCACAGCAGCGAGAACTTCCTCTCACTGCTGTTCGACAGGGTCTTTGTGAACACGGATGGCCACTTTGACATGGCCACTGGCAGCTTTGTGGCTCCCCTGCGCGGCCTCTACTTCTTCAGCCTCAACGTACACAGCTGGAACTACAAGGAGACCTACGTGCACATCGTGCACAATGAGCAGGCAGTGGTGATCCTGTACGCGCAGCCCAGCGAACGCAGCATCATGCAGAGCCAGAGTGTGATGCTGCCACTGGTGCCGGGTGACCGTGTGTGGGTGCGGCTCTTCAAGCGGGAGCGGGAAAACGGCATCTACAGTGATGACGTGGACACGTACATCACCTTCAGTGGCCACCTGATCAAGGCAGAGGACAACTGA
- the C1qtnf6 gene encoding complement C1q tumor necrosis factor-related protein 6 isoform 1 precursor (isoform 1 precursor is encoded by transcript variant 1) has translation MRVIMGIASLGFLWAVFLLPLVFGVPTEETTFGESVASHLPKGCRRCCDPEDLMSSDDTVQAPVSPYVLPEVRPYINITILKGDKGDRGPTGTPGKPGKNGTRGDRGSQGVKGDKGQAGSPGSSCQTHYSAFSVGRKTGLHSSENFLSLLFDRVFVNTDGHFDMATGSFVAPLRGLYFFSLNVHSWNYKETYVHIVHNEQAVVILYAQPSERSIMQSQSVMLPLVPGDRVWVRLFKRERENGIYSDDVDTYITFSGHLIKAEDN, from the exons ATGAGG GTCATCATGGGGATAGCCAGCCTGGGGTTCCTCTGGGCAGTATTCCTGCTTCCTCTTGTGTTTGGGGTCCCCACAGAGGAGACTACCTTTGGAGAATCTGTGGCCTCCCATCTCCCCAAAGGCTGTCGACGATGCTGTGACCCCGAGGACCTGATGTCCTCTGATGATACGGTCCAGGCCCCTGTTTCCCCTTATGTCCTGCCTGAAGTCAGGCCGTACATCAACATTACTATCCTAAAGG GTGACAAAGGGGACAGAGGTCCTACAGGAACACCAGGGAAGCCAGGCAAGAATGGTACCCGAGGGGACCGTGGCTCTCAGGGTGTCAAAGGTGACAAGGGGCAGGCAGGTAGCCCTGGCAGCTCGTGCCAGACACATTACTCAGCCTTCTCTGTGGGCCGCAAGACTGGCTTGCACAGCAGCGAGAACTTCCTCTCACTGCTGTTCGACAGGGTCTTTGTGAACACGGATGGCCACTTTGACATGGCCACTGGCAGCTTTGTGGCTCCCCTGCGCGGCCTCTACTTCTTCAGCCTCAACGTACACAGCTGGAACTACAAGGAGACCTACGTGCACATCGTGCACAATGAGCAGGCAGTGGTGATCCTGTACGCGCAGCCCAGCGAACGCAGCATCATGCAGAGCCAGAGTGTGATGCTGCCACTGGTGCCGGGTGACCGTGTGTGGGTGCGGCTCTTCAAGCGGGAGCGGGAAAACGGCATCTACAGTGATGACGTGGACACGTACATCACCTTCAGTGGCCACCTGATCAAGGCAGAGGACAACTGA
- the C1qtnf6 gene encoding complement C1q tumor necrosis factor-related protein 6 isoform X2, translating to MGIASLGFLWAVFLLPLVFGVPTEETTFGESVASHLPKGCRRCCDPEDLMSSDDTVQAPVSPYVLPEVRPYINITILKGDKGDRGPTGTPGKPGKNGTRGDRGSQGVKGDKGQAGSPGSSCQTHYSAFSVGRKTGLHSSENFLSLLFDRVFVNTDGHFDMATGSFVAPLRGLYFFSLNVHSWNYKETYVHIVHNEQAVVILYAQPSERSIMQSQSVMLPLVPGDRVWVRLFKRERENGIYSDDVDTYITFSGHLIKAEDN from the exons ATGGGGATAGCCAGCCTGGGGTTCCTCTGGGCAGTATTCCTGCTTCCTCTTGTGTTTGGGGTCCCCACAGAGGAGACTACCTTTGGAGAATCTGTGGCCTCCCATCTCCCCAAAGGCTGTCGACGATGCTGTGACCCCGAGGACCTGATGTCCTCTGATGATACGGTCCAGGCCCCTGTTTCCCCTTATGTCCTGCCTGAAGTCAGGCCGTACATCAACATTACTATCCTAAAGG GTGACAAAGGGGACAGAGGTCCTACAGGAACACCAGGGAAGCCAGGCAAGAATGGTACCCGAGGGGACCGTGGCTCTCAGGGTGTCAAAGGTGACAAGGGGCAGGCAGGTAGCCCTGGCAGCTCGTGCCAGACACATTACTCAGCCTTCTCTGTGGGCCGCAAGACTGGCTTGCACAGCAGCGAGAACTTCCTCTCACTGCTGTTCGACAGGGTCTTTGTGAACACGGATGGCCACTTTGACATGGCCACTGGCAGCTTTGTGGCTCCCCTGCGCGGCCTCTACTTCTTCAGCCTCAACGTACACAGCTGGAACTACAAGGAGACCTACGTGCACATCGTGCACAATGAGCAGGCAGTGGTGATCCTGTACGCGCAGCCCAGCGAACGCAGCATCATGCAGAGCCAGAGTGTGATGCTGCCACTGGTGCCGGGTGACCGTGTGTGGGTGCGGCTCTTCAAGCGGGAGCGGGAAAACGGCATCTACAGTGATGACGTGGACACGTACATCACCTTCAGTGGCCACCTGATCAAGGCAGAGGACAACTGA
- the C1qtnf6 gene encoding complement C1q tumor necrosis factor-related protein 6 isoform X4 — translation MATGSFVAPLRGLYFFSLNVHSWNYKETYVHIVHNEQAVVILYAQPSERSIMQSQSVMLPLVPGDRVWVRLFKRERENGIYSDDVDTYITFSGHLIKAEDN, via the coding sequence ATGGCCACTGGCAGCTTTGTGGCTCCCCTGCGCGGCCTCTACTTCTTCAGCCTCAACGTACACAGCTGGAACTACAAGGAGACCTACGTGCACATCGTGCACAATGAGCAGGCAGTGGTGATCCTGTACGCGCAGCCCAGCGAACGCAGCATCATGCAGAGCCAGAGTGTGATGCTGCCACTGGTGCCGGGTGACCGTGTGTGGGTGCGGCTCTTCAAGCGGGAGCGGGAAAACGGCATCTACAGTGATGACGTGGACACGTACATCACCTTCAGTGGCCACCTGATCAAGGCAGAGGACAACTGA
- the C1qtnf6 gene encoding complement C1q tumor necrosis factor-related protein 6 isoform X3, producing MGQSHSLSVTPELDFMSQVYLMCLDALVSEVIMGIASLGFLWAVFLLPLVFGVPTEETTFGESVASHLPKGCRRCCDPEDLMSSDDTVQAPVSPYVLPEVRPYINITILKGSL from the exons ATGGGACAGAGCCATAGTCTGTCTGTTACTCCAGAGCTGGACTTCATGTCTCAAGTCTACCTGATGTGCCTGGACGCCCTCGTGTCTGAG GTCATCATGGGGATAGCCAGCCTGGGGTTCCTCTGGGCAGTATTCCTGCTTCCTCTTGTGTTTGGGGTCCCCACAGAGGAGACTACCTTTGGAGAATCTGTGGCCTCCCATCTCCCCAAAGGCTGTCGACGATGCTGTGACCCCGAGGACCTGATGTCCTCTGATGATACGGTCCAGGCCCCTGTTTCCCCTTATGTCCTGCCTGAAGTCAGGCCGTACATCAACATTACTATCCTAAAGG GGTCTTTGTGA
- the C1qtnf6 gene encoding complement C1q tumor necrosis factor-related protein 6 isoform 2 precursor (isoform 2 precursor is encoded by transcript variant 2), whose product MRVIMGIASLGFLWAVFLLPLVFGVPTEETTFGESVASHLPKGCRRCCDPEDLMSSDDTVQAPVSPYVLPEVRPYINITILKGDKGDRGPTGTPGKPGSL is encoded by the exons ATGAGG GTCATCATGGGGATAGCCAGCCTGGGGTTCCTCTGGGCAGTATTCCTGCTTCCTCTTGTGTTTGGGGTCCCCACAGAGGAGACTACCTTTGGAGAATCTGTGGCCTCCCATCTCCCCAAAGGCTGTCGACGATGCTGTGACCCCGAGGACCTGATGTCCTCTGATGATACGGTCCAGGCCCCTGTTTCCCCTTATGTCCTGCCTGAAGTCAGGCCGTACATCAACATTACTATCCTAAAGG GTGACAAAGGGGACAGAGGTCCTACAGGAACACCAGGGAAGCCAG GGTCTTTGTGA
- the C1qtnf6 gene encoding complement C1q tumor necrosis factor-related protein 6 isoform 3 precursor (isoform 3 precursor is encoded by transcript variant 3), translating into MRVIMGIASLGFLWAVFLLPLVFGVPTEETTFGESVASHLPKGCRRCCDPEDLMSSDDTVQAPVSPYVLPEVRPYINITILKGSL; encoded by the exons ATGAGG GTCATCATGGGGATAGCCAGCCTGGGGTTCCTCTGGGCAGTATTCCTGCTTCCTCTTGTGTTTGGGGTCCCCACAGAGGAGACTACCTTTGGAGAATCTGTGGCCTCCCATCTCCCCAAAGGCTGTCGACGATGCTGTGACCCCGAGGACCTGATGTCCTCTGATGATACGGTCCAGGCCCCTGTTTCCCCTTATGTCCTGCCTGAAGTCAGGCCGTACATCAACATTACTATCCTAAAGG GGTCTTTGTGA
- the Sstr3 gene encoding somatostatin receptor type 3 isoform X1 produces the protein MATVTYPSSEPTTLDPGNASSTWPLDTTLGNTSAGASLTGLAVSGILISLVYLVVCVVGLLGNSLVIYVVLRHTSSPSVTSVYILNLALADELFMLGLPFLAAQNALSYWPFGSLMCRLVMAVDGINQFTSIFCLTVMSVDRYLAVVHPTRSARWRTAPVARTVSAAVWVASAVVVLPVVVFSGVPRGMSTCHMQWPEPAAAWRTAFIIYTAALGFFGPLLVICLCYLLIVVKVRSTTRRVRAPSCQWVQAPACQRRRRSERRVTRMVVAVVALFVLCWMPFYLLNIVNVVCPLPEEPAFFGLYFLVVALPYANSCANPILYGFLSYRFKQGFRRILLRPSRRIRSQEPGSGPPEKTEEEEDEEEEERREEEERRMQRGQEMNGRLSQIAQAGTSGQQPRPCTGTAKEQQLLPQEATAGDKASTLSHL, from the coding sequence ATGGCCACTGTTACCTATCCTTCATCTGAGCCTACGACCTTGGACCCTGGGAACGCATCCTCGACCTGGCCCCTGGATACCACCCTGGGGAACACATCCGCTGGCGCTAGCCTGACAGGCCTGGCTGTCAGTGGCATCTTGATCTCTCTGGTGTACCTGGTGGTGTGCGTGGTGGGTTTGCTGGGCAACTCGCTGGTGATCTACGTGGTCCTGCGGCACACGTCCAGCCCATCAGTGACCAGTGTCTATATCCTCAACCTGGCTCTGGCTGATGAGCTCTTCATGCTAGGGCTACCCTTCCTGGCTGCTCAGAACGCCCTGTCCTACTGGCCCTTCGGATCTCTCATGTGCCGTCTGGTCATGGCCGTGGATGGCATCAACCAGttcaccagcatcttctgcctCACCGTCATGAGTGTGGACCGCTATCTGGCTGTGGTGCACCCCACACGCTCAGCCCGCTGGCGCACGGCACCAGTGGCTCGCACGGTCAGTGCAGCTGTCTGGGTGGCCTCGGCTGTGGTGGTGCTGCCTGTGGTTGTGTTCTCAGGAGTGCCCCGGGGCATGAGCACGTGCCACATGCAGTGGCCAGAGCCAGCGGCTGCCTGGCGAACAGCCTTCATCATCTACACGGCCGCACTGGGCTTCTTTGGGCCCCTGCTGGTCATCTGCTTGTGCTACTTGCTCATTGTGGTAAAGGTGCGGTCGACCACCCGGCGGGTGCGGGCGCCCTCGTGTCAGTGGGTACAGGCACCCGCATGCCAGCGGCGACGCCGCTCTGAGCGCAGGGTCACACGCATGGTGGTGGCCGTGGTGGCACTCTTCGTCCTCTGCTGGATGCCTTTCTATCTGCTCAACATCGTCAATGTGGTGTGCCCGCTGCCGGAGGAGCCCGCCTTCTTCGGCCTCTACTTCCTGGTGGTGGCGCTGCCCTACGCCAACAGCTGCGCAAACCCCATCCTCTACGGCTTCCTCTCCTACCGCTTCAAGCAGGGCTTTCGCAGGATCCTGCTAAGACCATCACGTCGCATtcggagccaggagccagggtcGGGACCTCCAGAGAAgactgaagaggaggaggatgaagaagaagaagagagaagggaagaggaggagcggAGGATGCAGAGAGGGCAGGAGATGAACGGGAGGCTCAGTCAGATCGCACAGGCTGGCACTAGTGGACAACAGCCACGGCCCTGCACAGGGACTGCTAAGGAGCAGCAGCTTCTGCCCCAGGAGGCCACAGCTGGGGACAAGGCCagcacactgagccatctgtaa